The Lycium barbarum isolate Lr01 chromosome 10, ASM1917538v2, whole genome shotgun sequence genome includes a region encoding these proteins:
- the LOC132615870 gene encoding probable F-box protein At5g04010 isoform X2 — MSMVSSSQPPWQVLVLVANHLDPKTLAIASCVCKSWSTSMSLDQIWQPLCSTHYPSLSTLHNFDNNNNNSDKNDFNVSYSYRRLYALGKTASNRRLKQPSKPHISLNNIIFALNIYKNSTSKVALVKHGSQLSFDKKGIFRFDIDVEQWRRIPGSSTDTKNGDLGPFDTLGDLRVTWDVILDGYKGVFSVMNCKGKGRFVLGLEGWFLEELPTPGCCSSDTVSGLVADLRLGLKVEDGRAMVEKISAGILSIVSWRYLFVEDALRYLQHFLLPF, encoded by the exons atgtcgATGGTTTCTTCATCACAACCTCCATGGCAAGTTCTTGTTCTTGTAGCAAATCATCTTGATCCAAAAACCTTAGCCATAGCTTCATGTGTTTGCAAATCATGGTCCACTTCTATGTCTTTAGATCAAATATGGCAACCCCTTTGTTCTACTCATTATCCTTCTCTCTCAACACTTCATAATTTtgacaataacaataataatagtgATAAGAACGATTTTAATGTATCTTACTCTTACCGGCGGTTATACGCCCTCGGTAAGACGGCAAGTAACCGCCGGTTGAAACAGCCGTCAAAACCTCATATTTCCCTTAATAACATTATATTTGCACTAAACATATACAAAAACTCTACATCTAAGGTTGCTTTAGTTAAGCATGGAAGTCAACTTAGTTTCGACAAGAAGGGTATTTTTCGATTCGATATCGATGTCGAGCAGTGGCGGAG GATTCCTGGCTCCTCTACTGACACAAAGAATGGAGACCTAGGACCATTCGATACCCTCGGAGACCTGAGGGTAACATGGGATGTAATTTTGGATGGTTACAAAGGAGTTTTCAGTGTGATGAATTGCAAAGGGAAAGGTAGGTTTGTTTTAGGGCTAGAAGGGTGGTTTTTAGAGGAGCTACCGACACCGGGGTGTTGCTCGAGCGATACCGTTAGCGGTCTCGTGGCGGATTTACGGCTAGGGTTGAAGGTTGAAGATGGAAGAGCAATGGTGGAGAAGATAAGTGCTGGAATTTTGAGTATAGTGAGTTGGAGATATCTATTTGTTGAAGATGCACTTAGGTATTTGCAGCATTTTCTTTTACCCTTTTGA
- the LOC132615870 gene encoding probable F-box protein At5g04010 isoform X1, whose product MSMVSSSQPPWQVLVLVANHLDPKTLAIASCVCKSWSTSMSLDQIWQPLCSTHYPSLSTLHNFDNNNNNSDKNDFNVSYSYRRLYALGKTASNRRLKQPSKPHISLNNIIFALNIYKNSTSKVALVKHGSQLSFDKKGIFRFDIDVEQWRRIPGSSTDTKNGDLGPFDTLGDLRVTWDVILDGYKGVFSVMNCKGKGRFVLGLEGWFLEELPTPGCCSSDTVSGLVADLRLGLKVEDGRAMVEKISAGILSIVSWRYLFVEDALSDLPWTTVKDLYN is encoded by the exons atgtcgATGGTTTCTTCATCACAACCTCCATGGCAAGTTCTTGTTCTTGTAGCAAATCATCTTGATCCAAAAACCTTAGCCATAGCTTCATGTGTTTGCAAATCATGGTCCACTTCTATGTCTTTAGATCAAATATGGCAACCCCTTTGTTCTACTCATTATCCTTCTCTCTCAACACTTCATAATTTtgacaataacaataataatagtgATAAGAACGATTTTAATGTATCTTACTCTTACCGGCGGTTATACGCCCTCGGTAAGACGGCAAGTAACCGCCGGTTGAAACAGCCGTCAAAACCTCATATTTCCCTTAATAACATTATATTTGCACTAAACATATACAAAAACTCTACATCTAAGGTTGCTTTAGTTAAGCATGGAAGTCAACTTAGTTTCGACAAGAAGGGTATTTTTCGATTCGATATCGATGTCGAGCAGTGGCGGAG GATTCCTGGCTCCTCTACTGACACAAAGAATGGAGACCTAGGACCATTCGATACCCTCGGAGACCTGAGGGTAACATGGGATGTAATTTTGGATGGTTACAAAGGAGTTTTCAGTGTGATGAATTGCAAAGGGAAAGGTAGGTTTGTTTTAGGGCTAGAAGGGTGGTTTTTAGAGGAGCTACCGACACCGGGGTGTTGCTCGAGCGATACCGTTAGCGGTCTCGTGGCGGATTTACGGCTAGGGTTGAAGGTTGAAGATGGAAGAGCAATGGTGGAGAAGATAAGTGCTGGAATTTTGAGTATAGTGAGTTGGAGATATCTATTTGTTGAAGATGCACTTAG TGATTTGCCATGGACGACGGTCAAAGACTTGTATAATtaa
- the LOC132615870 gene encoding uncharacterized protein LOC132615870 isoform X3, with translation MEVNLVSTRRVFFDSISMSSSGGGTCVRLNFLRLKLIPGSSTDTKNGDLGPFDTLGDLRVTWDVILDGYKGVFSVMNCKGKGRFVLGLEGWFLEELPTPGCCSSDTVSGLVADLRLGLKVEDGRAMVEKISAGILSIVSWRYLFVEDALSDLPWTTVKDLYN, from the exons ATGGAAGTCAACTTAGTTTCGACAAGAAGGGTATTTTTCGATTCGATATCGATGTCGAGCAGTGGCGGAGGTACGTGTGTTCGATTGAATTTTCTTCGTCTAAAACT GATTCCTGGCTCCTCTACTGACACAAAGAATGGAGACCTAGGACCATTCGATACCCTCGGAGACCTGAGGGTAACATGGGATGTAATTTTGGATGGTTACAAAGGAGTTTTCAGTGTGATGAATTGCAAAGGGAAAGGTAGGTTTGTTTTAGGGCTAGAAGGGTGGTTTTTAGAGGAGCTACCGACACCGGGGTGTTGCTCGAGCGATACCGTTAGCGGTCTCGTGGCGGATTTACGGCTAGGGTTGAAGGTTGAAGATGGAAGAGCAATGGTGGAGAAGATAAGTGCTGGAATTTTGAGTATAGTGAGTTGGAGATATCTATTTGTTGAAGATGCACTTAG TGATTTGCCATGGACGACGGTCAAAGACTTGTATAATtaa
- the LOC132614688 gene encoding uncharacterized protein LOC132614688 → MVGWQRHLQCILRQAEKRYQQNRTVPFNSLFHSKATPVLGEAHHLPRLQNTLPPCISRPLYQYLQHLGLSGSRTLSADATPISSPLTPLLTSTGSTEAEKAASKPSKVQAVLKGIKQSPKKVNLVAALVRGMRVEDALLQLQVTVKRAAKTVYQVIHSARANAVHNHGFDPDRLIVAEAFLGKGLYKKRLSYHAKGKCGLMMRPVCRLTVVVREITPEEEAEIAKLRVHNFKKLTKRERRLVPHKLIETTPIWNRKSRARSSGAGAVAE, encoded by the exons ATGGTTGGCTGGCAACGGCATCTTCAGTGCATACTTCGTCAGGCTGAAAAGAGATATCAACAAAATCGAACTGTTCCTTTCAATTCATTGTTTCACTCTAAGGCAACTCCAGTCCTTG GTGAGGCGCATCATTTACCAAGGCTGCAGAATACACTTCCCCCTTGCATCTCAAGGCCATTGTACCAATATCTACAACATCTG GGGTTGTCTGGTTCAAGGACATTATCAGCTGACGCAACACCAATTTCTTCTCCGTTAACACCACTGTTAACATCTACTGGAAGTACTGAAGCAGAGAAAGCAGCTTCTAAACCTTCAAAAGTTCAAGCAGTTTTGAAGGGTATAAAACAG AGCCCAAAGAAGGTGAACTTGGTTGCCGCATTAGTTCGTGGAATGCGTGTTGAAGATGCATTGCTACAGTTGCAAGTGACTGTAAAACGAGCTGCCAAAACTGTCTATCAG GTCATACACTCAGCTCGGGCAAATGCAGTGCATAACCATGGATTTGATCCGGATCGTCTTATTGTTG CTGAGGCATTTCTTGGGAAGGGGCTTTATAAGAAAAGGTTGTCCTACCATGCCAAAGGAAAGTGTGGACTGATGATGAGGCCAGTATGTAGACTGACAGTGGTAGTTAGGGAGATAACACCGGAGGAGGAGGCCGAGATAGCTAAGTTGAGAGTACACAACTTCAAAAAGCTAACCAAACGCGAAAGGCGTCTTGTCCCTCATAAGCTCATTGAGACTACTCCAATATGGAACCGCAAGAGCAGAGCTAGAAGTAGTGGAGCAGGTGCTGTCGCTGAATGA